AGGCTCCACCATAGCTGATGTCAACCGTCACATCACCAAACCTCTCCACTGTCACCGTCACATCTGGTGGAGAGTCATTTAGTGAATCCTGCGGAATATAAAAACACCAGGAAATTCTTCGGCGTGAGTGTCCTACCTGTAGCGAAGGCAAACGCTGGCACGCTGAGAAACCTCACTCCTCCTGTTTTACCATCTGAGTACTCCACAAACGCCTTCACCAGCCCACAGGGACAGTGGATGTTCACTTGAGTCTCTGGTGACTTTGGTTCTTTCACCAGTTTGTAGTCCACGGCGTAGCGTCCCAGTGCGATGACGGCATGTCCGCACATGGTGCTGTACCCCTCGTTGTGCATGAACAGCACCCCCAGATCAGCCTCAGGTATCTCGCTGTCCACGATCAGGGCTCCATACATGTCGTAGTGTCCCCGTGGCTCGTACATCAGCACCCTCCTGAGGTGATCCAGGTGTTCCCGGACATAGCGACGTTTGGAGAGCACACTGTCACCTTTGACCTCAGGGTAGCCGCTGTGGATGATCCGTAAAGGCTCTCCACCTGTGTGCATGTCGACCACAGAGAGCTCGGCTCCCTCATGAGGTGGAAGCTGCATCTCCATCTCTGTGGTGAATTTAACAAActattaaaaatttaaaaaaagctt
The sequence above is drawn from the Epinephelus moara isolate mb chromosome 12, YSFRI_EMoa_1.0, whole genome shotgun sequence genome and encodes:
- the LOC126398464 gene encoding trans-L-3-hydroxyproline dehydratase is translated as MEMQLPPHEGAELSVVDMHTGGEPLRIIHSGYPEVKGDSVLSKRRYVREHLDHLRRVLMYEPRGHYDMYGALIVDSEIPEADLGVLFMHNEGYSTMCGHAVIALGRYAVDYKLVKEPKSPETQVNIHCPCGLVKAFVEYSDGKTGGVRFLSVPAFAFATDVTVTVERFGDVTVDISYGGAFYAFADAQRFGLDVTKSRTRDLVDAATAVTNAVKAQVKLHHPTSDDLAFLYGTILTDGKDNYSSDPTANICVFAEAQVDRSPTGSGVTARVALQYHKGLIQLNQTRTFQSGATGSQFTGKAVEETKCGDFKAVVVEVAGRAFYTGVSRFVQEPDDKLTHGFLLK